Proteins from one Fragaria vesca subsp. vesca linkage group LG6, FraVesHawaii_1.0, whole genome shotgun sequence genomic window:
- the LOC101292440 gene encoding cytochrome P450 71A4-like produces MGRKYSTSAVGEGGNKIMFKELLWEFNELLSRLYIGDYITWLSWLSHVNGFEAKLDKVAKQFDDILDRVIQVRVDHRSKTSGSSGHANHVDPNKDNQMDFLDVLLEIQEGKCSGLPIDRVNIKAIILDMFGGGTDSTYSVLEWTMAELLRHPKVMNKLQSEVRGLAGNKENITEDDLIEMNYLKAVIRETLRLHPSFPILSRISNQDGNDFRLIPFGAGRRVCPGIQFAMAVNEIAIANLVHKFDWSLPGGASGDDLDMTETTGMPIHPKHPLKAVATPFLANRA; encoded by the exons ATGGGGAGGAAGTACAGTACTAGTGCTGTAGGGGAAGGTGGTAATAAGATTATGTTTAAGGAGCTATTGTGGGAGTTTAATGAGCTATTGAGTCGTCTCTATATTGGAGACTACATTACATGGCTTTCATGGTTGAGCCATGTTAATGGTTTCGAAGCTAAATTAGACAAGGTGGCTAAGCAATTCGATGACATCTTAGATAGAGTGATTCAAGTTCGTGTAGATCATCGTTCGAAGACCAGTGGAAGTAGCGGTCATGCGAATCATGTTGATCCAAATAAGGACAACCAAATGGATTTTCTGGACGTTTTGCTTGAGATTCAAGAAGGAAAATGTTCTGGTTTACCTATTGATAGAGTTAATATAAAGGCTATTATATTG GATATGTTTGGTGGTGGCACTGATAGCACATACTCTGTCCTAGAGTGGACAATGGCCGAGCTCTTAAGGCATCCAAAGGTTATGAACAAATTGCAAAGTGAGGTCAGGGGATTGGCCGGAAACAAAGAAAATATAACAGAGGATGATTTGATTGAAATGAACTACTTGAAGGCTGTGATCAGGGAGACTCTTCGCTTACACCCTTCATTTCCTATACTATCCAGGATATCCAACCAAGAT GGAAACGACTTCCGGTTGATTCCATTTGGAGCTGGCAGGAGGGTCTGTCCGGGAATTCAGTTTGCCATGGCTGTTAATGAGATTGCTATAGCAAACTTGGTGCACAAGTTTGATTGGTCATTGCCTGGCGGAGCAAGCGGGGATGATTTAGACATGACTGAAACTACCGGCATGCCAATACATCCAAAGCATCCTCTTAAAGCCGTGGCTACGCCATTCTTGGCTAACCGCGCATAG
- the LOC101292720 gene encoding uncharacterized protein LOC101292720 — MLAYGLAINPIPGVEECEVIEKPILPPAYIRGPGRLPKLSRNIEPDEQHRPPPGTTRPALGIEKLPMTYYQEITCGRCNKKGHNSRSCERREAQSQTKVESSSSQNQGNGVHVERTSNADNVQPNTCVRTQRNKAPTSNEKSHYKPNWKP; from the exons ATGCTTGCATATGGTCTAGCCATAAACCCAATTCCTGGTGTTGAAGAATGTGAGGTTATTGAAAAGCCAATCCTGCCACCAGCATACATAAGAGGACCTGGAAGGCTGCCTAAACTCTCAAGAAACATAGAACCAG ATGAGCAACATCGACCACCTCCTGGAACTACTAGACCAGCTCTTGGAATAGAAAAGTTACCAATGACTTACTATCAAGAAATTACATGTGGAAGATGTAACAAGAAAGGGCATAATAGCAGAAGCTGTGAAAGAAGAGAAGCACAGTCCCAAACAAAA GTGGAATCATCATCTTCTCAAAACCAAGGAAATGGTGTGCATGTTGAACGGACTTCAAATGCTGACAAT GTTCAACCGAATACCTGTGTGAGAACTCAACGCAACAAAGCACCCACATCAAATGAAAAATCTCACTACAAGCCAAATTGGAAGCCGTGA